The genomic stretch CATGCTCGAATTCCTCACCACGCTTCATTGGGGCGCCGTCTTCCAGATCATCGTCATCGACATCCTGCTGGGTGGCGACAACGCCGTCGTGATCGCGCTCGCCTGCCGCAACCTGCCGCCTGCGCAGCGCACGAAGGGCGTGCTGTGGGGCACGCTCGGCGCGATCGCGCTGCGCGTGGCGCTGATTGCGTTTGCCGTCGCATTGCTCGATGTGCCGTTGCTCAAGTTCGCGGGCGGCCTGTTGCTCATCTGGATCGGCGTGCGTCTGCTCGCGCCTGCGCCGGACGCGCACGCGAACGTCAAGCCCGCCGACAAGCTGGTCACCGCGATCAAGACGATCATCGTGGCCGACGCCGTGATGAGCCTCGACAACGTAATCGCAATCGCCGGCGCCGCCGAGTCCGCCGAGCCGCATCACCGCATCGCGCTCGTCGTGTTCGGGCTGATCGTGAGCATCCCGTTGATCGTCTGGGGCAGCCAGCTGGTGCTCAAGCTGCTGGACCGCTTCCCCGCCATCGTCACGTTCGGCGGAGCGTTGCTCGGATGGATCGCGGGCGGCCTGATCATTAACGATCCAGCGGGCGACCGTTGGCCGATCCTCGACACGCCCGTGGCCGA from Paraburkholderia phymatum STM815 encodes the following:
- a CDS encoding TerC family protein, with translation MLEFLTTLHWGAVFQIIVIDILLGGDNAVVIALACRNLPPAQRTKGVLWGTLGAIALRVALIAFAVALLDVPLLKFAGGLLLIWIGVRLLAPAPDAHANVKPADKLVTAIKTIIVADAVMSLDNVIAIAGAAESAEPHHRIALVVFGLIVSIPLIVWGSQLVLKLLDRFPAIVTFGGALLGWIAGGLIINDPAGDRWPILDTPVAEYGMSIVCALFVVIVGYALKRRNAARVAGDSH